One Watersipora subatra chromosome 4, tzWatSuba1.1, whole genome shotgun sequence genomic window carries:
- the LOC137392737 gene encoding uncharacterized protein: MSASSTCSALTVCNLALTSARCTGFTKVHGENDFIHVIDLEWTDERSVCIKRTFAEFQRFHNDLEKLFPELRNLKFNLKTSFRENLVSLFSKDKRAIAEKRELLLDQYLQQLLRQPERIRRCNSVLSFFDSRESDPKPCHSNAPSEKADSGIDLTGDSCSHHYFPSIQTMTEISAEGSSDETTNGNSKPLNTNNVEDFTDNEYDGDTSETEMDDDTYDEDYFLDVGYGELMLQPSSDAPSQVDCTEGTESSMWCSNLEKFSNILRTSMTNVNVPCENQLKTCGTLSSYNTSMNNILDEPLMEESDVREVSKTESYQSEDNCEAQYS, from the exons ATGTCAGCTAGCAGCACCTGCTCTGCATTAACGGTCTGCAACCTAGCATTGACTTCAGCTCGTTGCACTGGCTTCACCAAGGTACATGGAGAAAATGATTTTATACATGTGATAGACTTGGAGTGGACAGACGAGCGGAGCGTGTGTATCAAACGAACCTTCGCAGAATTTCAACGGTTCCATAATGACCTGGAAAAGCTATTTCCAGAGTTGCGGAACCTGAAGTTCAACCTCAAAACAA GTTTTAGAGAAAATCTGGTCAGCCTCTTCAGCAAGGATAAAAGAGCGATTGCAGAAAAGCGAGAGTTGCTCCTCGACCAGTACTTACAGCAGCTTCTGCGGCAGCCAGAAAGG ATTCGCAGATGTAATTCTGTACTCTCATTCTTTGATTCACGTGAGAGTGATCCCAAACCATGCCATTCCAATGCACCTTCTGAAAAGGCCGATTCAGGCATCGACTTGACGGGAGACAGCTGTTCGCATCACTACTTCCCAAGCATTCAAACAATGACTGAGATTTCGGCAGAAGGCTCGTCTGACGAAACTACAAACGGAAACAGTAAACCGTTGAACACAAATAACGTAGAGGACTTTACTGACAATGAATATGATGGAGATACGAGCGAAACAGAGATGGATGATGACACATATGATGAGGACTATTTTCTTGATGTAGGGTATGGTGAGCTAATGCTACAACCATCATCTGACGCTCCAAGCCAGGTGGATTGCACTGAGGGTACTGAATCCTCTATGTGGTGCTCAAACCTTGAAAAATTCTCAAACATTCTCCGCACAAGCATGACCAATGTGAATGTGCCATGCGAAAATCAGTTGAAAACATGTGGGACATTGAGCTCGTACAACACGAGCATGAATAACATCCTAGATGAGCCTTTGATGGAAGAAAGTGATGTCCGAGAAGTGTCAAAAACAGAGAGTTATCAATCTGAAGACAATTGTGAGGCACAATACTCCTAA